The following are encoded together in the Bactrocera neohumeralis isolate Rockhampton chromosome 6, APGP_CSIRO_Bneo_wtdbg2-racon-allhic-juicebox.fasta_v2, whole genome shotgun sequence genome:
- the LOC126763225 gene encoding collagen alpha-1(XIII) chain-like, translating to MHITTCALSALILLVAIALPTTMGKRRLSSADNLNEQRALLGGRQQPIVYSQPQCVCAPGPPGPIGPPGQTGLQGNRGDKGDEGLPGPAGPPGPTGQRGLPGRPGIPGPIGPPGRRGRRGFPGERGPAGPTGPTGPTGPTGPAAAAAGRSLDTRTGDLHAALPDYDIHVGEEDEDIDDDEDEEYFDERKRK from the exons ATGCATATCACAACTTGTGCACTCAGCG CCTTAATTCTTCTGGTTGCGATCGCCTTACCCACTACCATGGGTAAGCGACGCTTAAGTTCAGCAGACAACCTTAATGAGCAACGTGCTCTTCTTGGTGGCCGTCAACAGCCCATAGTGTACTCTCAACCTCAGTGCGTTTGTGCACCTGGACCGCCGGGTCCAATCGGACCACCAGGGCAGACGGGATTGCAAGGTAATCGTGGTGACAAGGGAGACGAAGGCTTACCTGGACCGGCAGGACCGCCGGGACCTACTGGACAACGAGGCTTGCCCGGTAGACCAGGTATTCCCGGTCCGATTGGACCGCCTGGTCGTCGCGGCAGACGTGGTTTCCCTGGCGAACGAGGACCTGCCGGACCAACTGGTCCAACGGGACCCACAGGACCAACCGGACCTGCTGCAGCAGCCGCTGGTCGTTCGTTGGATACACGTACGGGGGATCTACATGCAGCTTTGCCGGATTATGATATACACGTCGGAGAAGAGGACGAGGATATTGAtgatgatgaagatgaagaGTATTTTGATGAGAGAAAACGAAAGTga
- the LOC126763238 gene encoding scavenger receptor class A member 3-like, which yields HSLSFVGFIALAAANFVTQVGPPGPPGPPGLPGPTGPKGEKGERGSEGRSGLVGPPGSPGRRGHTGSPGPVGPPGAPGLRGPRGYVGERGPEGPTGPTGPTGPTGT from the coding sequence CATTCATTATCTTTCGTAGGATTCATCGCTTTGGCTGCTGCCAATTTCGTTACACAAGTCGGTCCACCAGGCCCGCCAGGTCCGCCGGGCTTACCCGGTCCCACAGGACCAAAAGGTGAAAAGGGTGAGCGTGGTTCAGAAGGACGTTCTGGTTTGGTCGGTCCGCCAGGATCACCTGGTCGACGTGGTCACACAGGCAGCCCGGGTCCAGTAGGACCACCAGGTGCACCAGGTTTACGTGGGCCGCGCGGTTATGTTGGTGAGCGTGGTCCTGAGGGCCCAACCGGACCGACAGGACCCACAGGTCCAACTGgaacataa